ACAGGTCAGAGTTGGCGCTGAGGCCCCGTTTTGCtgagcaccccctcccccatttagGTATACTGGAAAGAGGCGGACTGTTTGCTCCACAGTAGGAAAACTGACATCCTGTCCCCGTTTTAAAGTGACGCAGTACTTATGTGTGAAGGAAAGTTGTTCCTGACAACTGAGGGGAGCGACCTCCAAAATGCTTGCTTCCAATCCCAAATTGTGCTGTTTCTCAGCGGAATCATCTTAGATGGAAGGAAATAAGTGAACATTGAAAAATTAAAAGCTCACCATGACACTTGTTTATGCATCACCCCCGGTCGGCTCCAAACCTCTGCAAAGCCACCTCCTCTGCGGAGTTTCATTCCACAGGCAGGCGTGTCTAGCATGGGGGGTGGGTACCTGTCCTTCTTGATTGGGTTTGTTTCCTTTCCTTGAGGTTCCCCAGGAAACCACTGGACACAGAGCCTGTGCCATGTCCTTGCTTATCAATCACTGTGACCCCGTGTGCTGGGAGAGGGTTCCCAGGGTGCCTAGTGAAGGGCAGGCCTGCACCAACTTTGCTGGAGCCCCTTGCCTGAGCCAGCGCCCACTCTGAAGACAAGTGTCCCCAAGTGAGCAACACAAAGGCCTTCTCAGTCACATGTCTTCAAAAAGAGGGGACTTAAGGGAGTCCGGCAGCCATGGTCATGGGGGGGATCATGTGGGGGGACAAGGAGGTTGCAGGGGTAGTGGCCTGCTTTGGCTGACACCAAAGAACAGAGCGCCCTCCCAGCCTGTGGGTGTAGTGCCCAGTGGGAAATGGAGGCACCCTCCCAAAAAATGCCTAGGCCTGTCCTCCAGGTTCCCCAGGAACCAGGGGAGCAAGATCGATGCCCCCTCTTGTGACCATGCATTCCCAGCTGCACCCACACCACTGCTGAAGAATCAGGGAGGACTCCTTAGCTGGTGGGACCAACCCCTCTTGAGGGTGTCACCTCTGCAGGTGACAAAAGAACAGAGCTGCAGCCAGATGTTGGCTTAACACTGGAGAGTCTTTGGAGCcctccagggcccagctcccaaaaTGGGAGGAGCTCATGGCTTCAGGGACAAAGTTGATATCCTAGGCCACCAGCAGAGGGGTCTGAACTTGGTGCAAGGGATGGGCATGTGACTCACTAGGTAGGGCACACATCtcaccatgcacaaagccctggcaccacagagaGACCCATGAACagcaccaggggagctccatggctggtggagtggtgctgtggtcttctttatctacatgtaaaataaaaatggaaacaatcAGTGCCAAGAGTGATAGATAGAATCATACatgcatacctgaggttccagtgctggggtgggggtggggtggtcaagTGTTGCAAACTGCTGTCACTTTGTCACTGGAGTCAGTGCAAAGTGAACACTTCCTTTGCCCACTCTACTTTGCctgctggggctgggggaagGAGGAATCCTCTCCTGCACCCCCCTCCCAAGCAGGGTCCTGAGGTCTCAGGAATGGTCACACATCCCACTCAGCTCTCTCCTTCTTTAACAAGCCTAGTTCAGGGCCTGTCTCTCAGGGGAGTGGCTGGCACTAGGGCAGGCACAGTGGCCTCTTGAGCTGCCAGGCGCCACTAGTGACAGTGCCCTCCTTCCATCCCGAGGGGGTTAGTTATGAGGCAGCCACAATGTAGAAAGCACTCCTCCACTGCAGCTGGCAGAGCAGCATGAAACCAACATAGTGGAGAGGGGACACATCTGGCTGGGGAGCAGAGAGTTCCATGGAACTTTCCATCTGGAGGCCTCCACTGTAGGATGAGAGGAAACTGGgaccaggagcagaggaatcaGCAGAGAGGTGGATTTGGGGAATTCTCTGCCATGGGGTCTCCAGGGAGACTAGGACCTGGCCCCCTCCAGTTTGGCAAGGGAGCGCCCCACCTAGCCAGATTCTTTCTTTAGGAGCAGACCACCAGGCATCCATGTGTCGCAGCCTGACCCTCTTCCCAGCACCAAAATCAAGAACCaaccgagtttttttttttttcatataaaaagaTCAAATGAAAAATTTATTCACAAATTTTTCATGCTGGGCTACAAGTCTATCGTACACTCAGGAACGTGCCGCACTTTCTCCAGTTAGAAGTGATCACACGGGACCAGACACAGCTTGCATGTCAGCCTAGGACGTCTTAACAttaattaacataattaaaaagGTATTTGCATCTAGAAAAATATACAGGGCAACTCCTCTTGGAGTGATCTGTGCCTCCGTCTCAATGTCTGCTTCTTTCACTGACATTATCAATCTCGTCTCCGCACTGGTTTTCTAGAGCCAGCTGACCATGCAGCTGATCAGCCAGCACAAAGCGACCCCCCACCTGTGTCCTCAAGTGCTCCCCATTTCCGCACGGTGGGTCAGCCGCACTCTGAGTAGGGGGAGCCTCATTTAAATTTGAATAATTCagccttcctttatttctccggATCAAAACAAGGGGTGTGGGGTTGCATAGAAAATCAGAATCTCGTAGACCAGGAAGGGCGCCTTTGGGGACTGAAAGTGACGCAGAGCACCGCCCCCGGGTCCCCGCGCCCCTCCCGGAAGCCCCTCCCCCAGGGCAGCTTTTTCGGATTCGAATCCGGTCCTTGAAGCTCCAGGAGGCTGAAGAGGTGGCTAAACGGTCCTTCAATTCACTCAGAAATTAGCACAAGAGATTCACAGTCTTAAAggcattttataaaaatataaatatgggtACACTGTTGCCTTCACAACGCTGAATACAACGCCCTTTAAAATTGGGTTTATAACCAAGATTCAAAAAATACACCTAAAACTTGGCTTAAAATAGGTTAATATTTTATATTGTCATAAATGTTATGACATTTAATCGTGGCAaatccttttacttttttctcttaaaaagtgTGCAACTGTTAAAACTATACTAAGAATTCACTAGAAAAGGTAGGATTCCCCCACCGCCATGCCCGAGCACCCAAGCTCCCGTGGGAACTGCAAAATCTCAAGGGAAAAGGCGGAGGGAGGCCTGGGGCTCCCGAACTCaccaagtgagagacagagagaggcgggGAGTGGAAAGGCCAAGAGAAAGAAtcgagggagagaaaaggaggtgGGGCGAAAGGACAGCTCGAGAAAAACCATCAGGCTGGGCGGTATCTTCAGTGCAACCAAGAAATGACAGACTCAAGTTTTAGTTTTAGgactagaagggaaaaaaaaaaaaaagagcaccccCCCACAGCCACATTGACCAcgcacaatatatatatttttccaaacagacaaacaaaaaatcaggCGCACGAACTTCacccacaaatacacacacatgatAAATAGTTTGGGACACCAGGAACCGCGGCGGAGTGTCTGCTCGCGGCGGCGTCCGGGCACCGCTCACCCCGCGGGGCCCCTGGGCAGCAGCGGGCAGCGCCGGGCGGGTCCTGCGGTCGGTCGGGAGCCCGGAGCCCGGCGTCCCCGCCAcccgccctccacctgcaggggaaaacatcTCGAGCGGAGGATCCGGTATCTCGGGATTCCGAACTTGCTGGTAGCGAGACTCAGATTTCAAAGGCGCTGGAGCCCGCGCCCCGCCCCCACCCGCGAGGCTGCGGGCGGGGCCGTGGGAAGCGCTGGGCCCGGCCGGGCCGGGCGGCCGCGGGGGGGCGCTGACCCCCGGCCGACGCGGGGCCTCCGTGGGCGCGGACTCGTCGTGTCTGCGGGCGCCGGGCGCGCACCGAGGTAGTTGGCGGGAAAGTACAGCAGAGACGATGGGCGCGAGCCCGGGGCCGGTCAGGCCCGGTGGGGTCGGGCATCACCGGCCGCTGGCCGCGTACTTGGCCTTGGTGATGAGATAGAGCACGATGTCCTGGTGGCCGCCGAACGCGGCGATGTGCAGCGCGCTCCAGCCGTCGCGGTTGGCCAGGCGGATGTCGGCGCCGAACTTGACCAGCAGCTTCACGAGCTCCAGGTTGCCGTCGATGACCGACTGGTGCAGCGCTGTCTGGCCCTCGGGCCCGAAGGAGTTCACGTTAAACTCGCAGTTGGTCATGTTCTGCAGCAGCGACTGCAGCTCCTGCGTGTTCCCCTTGCGCACCGCCTCCTGGAAGATGCGCTGCGTCTGCGGCGCCGAGCAGGTGGACAGTTCAGCCTGGCTCATGCTGCGGCCGGGCGCGGGCCTCGGGTCGGGCCGGGACTCAGCGCGGGCGGCGGCTGCGGCGCGGGCCCCCGGCTGTCTGGGGGCGCGCCCGGGCGCATGGAGGGCGCGGCGCCCCCGGGCCCCGCACGCCGCCCCTCGACGCTCTGGGCGCTCGGGGCCCGGGGCCGCCGCCGCGGGGTCCCCGCCGCATCCAGCCGCGCCCGGGAGGGCGGGCGACGGGGGCGGGCGCTGAACCGGCGGGGGCCTGGCCGGGGCGGCGTTGGCGCGCGCTCCCGGCGCAGCTCGCTTCGGCTGGGCTCCCACGCGCCTCCCCACGCGCCGCTGCACTCACCCGCCCTCCGCGCCGGGGCGCCTTTTAGCTTCTTTATATTTGCATAACAATAGACCCTGTGACGCGTGCGCCCACGGCCCGGCGATTGGGCTACTCCCacgtgggggcggggcctggacgGAGAGGGGCGGGGTCGCCGCCGGCGGGTTTCGGCGCAGGGGGAGCTGGTCTTGAGCCGCGTGGGGCAGGCAGCAAgtgcttggtggtggtggtggggttcctCTGTGGGTGTGCGCCGGCCGCCCCAATTGTCCCGCCTCCAAGCCCGCGGGTTCCTCGGGGATTTCCAAGCTCCCTACGCGGCCCCTCTCGGGCGGGACATGCGGGTTTCTCGGGCCTCGGGTGACCCCGGCCGCGGACCCTGCGCGTACCCAGCAGGTCGGCGCGCAGCGGTGAATCCCGTCCGGCCCGCGAGAGTCTCGGTCCAGGTGGCTGGTGACTGCCAGCAGCTCGGGCTCGTGGCCTCGGCCTTGCGGGTCCCTCCCGCGCAGGGCGGCTCCCTTGGAGGTCCGGGTCACCCAGTGTTTCCTCCTCGACCTGCCCGGCACGAGGCCCCACACCTGAGACTTTGAACCCCCGCACGATGAAGCCGCAGAGGGGCTCCAGCCGAGGAAGCCCAGGACTAGAGGCACCTTGGGAGGTTGGTGGGGGGCAGCAAGCCGACCTGGGGGCCCGCCTCTGTCCTGGGccgcttcccccacccccatgtccgGGAGCTGGGACTTGTAAGGCCTGGCCAGGTGAGGCGCCAAGGACTGCCCTGAAATGGAACTCTGAAATGACTCATTTCCAAACTGTAAACCCCTTTTTATTGACGCCCCAGCCCAAGAGCCAAACCTCATTAGGATTTTACAGTTTACAGCTCTCTGTGGTCGCTGGAAATTAAGGAGGAATGAATCTCCAGAGCAGTCCCAGAGCAGCGGGCAGCACGCAGAGACTTGAATTCCTTCGGAAGCCAGCCGGGAATTCCCCCAGAAGGCAGCTCCAAGGCTGGGGACCACCCTGTCGGCCTGGGGCCCTCCCGCACAAGTCTCCCTGGGTGTTTGCAGCTAActcctccctacctccccaggCCTCATACCGAGGAGGTGCTGACACCCCACCCCATGCTTTGGGAGGGTGCCGCCTCTGGCCAGCTGCCTTCAGACCTGACCCAAGTGGGCTCGTCAGGCACATTTCCCTGGAGGTCCTAGTGACCAGGGCTGCCTGAGCCTGTCGGTCTGATCTTGAGGCTAGTGGTCGCTGTTGTGCATAGAccccctctgcctccctttcTCACCCTGCTAGCTCCCCATACAGGTGAGCCTCAACTTGCTGGTGCCACTGCAAGTGTGAGCCCCTCCCTTGCCCGAAGACACATGTCCCCTGGGTCCTGTATGGGCTCTGGGGTGTGGAGTCTGGCTGCTAAACTGGGAACATCTATAGTCTTTGACTCCCCAGATCCAGGGACTGGGGGATGGGCAGCTGAGAGGCCCCGCTGAGGCTGCACAGCTCCAACACCACCTGCACAAGGGACCCCCTGCCTTGGCAAAGTACAGGCCTTGAGCAGGGCTGAGAGCTTGGCACAGGACTAGGCTGTGTGGGCACTGCTTTCCCAGCACCTCTGTGCTTTCCTGCTTCTGCCAGGGCCTGGCTGGGCTTGGCTGGTGGAGGAGAGGACAATGGCCTGGGTACAGCATATATCTAGGCTCTGGGAAGTGGCGAGATCAGGCTGGCCTCAGCCGGGTGGGTTCAGGCCCCCTGGCCTGGAGAAGGGCATCTGGAGACCCTGCTGGGCCTGGGAGCAAAGTCCCATGGACACCGCAGCAGGCAGCAGACAGGAGACAAAGGGGCCTGTGAGCTCAGCGTGGGAATGTGGCCGCCACCATGGGCCGTGAAATCGGTGACTCGGGAACCCTTAGCAAGGACGCAGTGACCACAGGAGCCTGGCCCAAGCCACCACCCGCCACACCAGCCatgggggttggggttggggtgggtggggcagaCAGGTGGAGCCTGTGGCCCCCTGGGGAATGGGGGGCAGGCTTGTGCTTTTCCAGCATGGCTAGATGGTAACTGATGCACCCCCGCCCCCAGAGCTGCCCACAGGGGGGTCATAGAGGAGGGCAGGGCATGGCCCCCAGTACCACTTCCTAAACGTTTGCTGAAGGACGGGCCCCAAAAGGCAGACATTTGCTCCAAATGCCATtagagggtgggggaggagctGGGCATTAGCTTCCCCCTTCCCATACCCTTACATGGGGGGAGGGGCTTCCTTGTTACTCCACAGGCAGACTAGTTCACTGGCTCTGAAAGAGGAACCCCAGCCTGAGACCTGGGGGCAGCCCCTCACCCGACTAGTTTggaccccacctgctggagaCATCACCAGCAGACTATGGTGGAGTGGTGGCCGGGTGGAATagtcccctccccccattccctCTGGGGACCCCTTTGCTTTGGTTCTCCTGGAGTTCACAGTAGTGAGGGGAGGGTGCAGCTTGGGGAACATTCTGGAACTGGGCTGGGGAGCTCTGGGTGGGGTGGCTGGAGTGGCCAGTGTGGAAGGGGTCGATGACCGGGCAGCGGGGACGACAGCCACCTTAAAGGCGTGAGGTGGGGGCGGGCGGCAGGCGGGCAGTGGGGGCGGGGCTTCCAGCTAATTCATTAAAATGTGTCGGGGAGCGTGGGAAAGAGGAGAGTGTTTCTTCCCAGAAGCCCAGACACCTGGTAGAAGGGCCGAGAGAGGATAGAGATCAAATAACAAACACTCAGCCCGGGGCCAGGGACAGCAGAGCGGAGGAAGGGCGCCCGGGGCAGGAACTGCCACAGACGATTGCTGTGGGCCGTTGCCCGCTGGCTGCTCCTGGGCCTAGTTTGGGGGCCAAGCTAcccaaccaggggcttgacccctcAGCCGTCCTGGAGGGGCAGCCTACCGGCTTGGTGCTGACATGCACACTTAGCTCTGAACATTGACCCACTCACCACAAACACAGCCTGGGCTGAAGGAGCCTCAGGGCAAGAAGGGGGTGTGAGGGTGGACCTATGCACTTGGGGCTCCAGAAGGGCACTGTCAGTTGGGGCAGTAATGAGGAAGGGAACTAGTTTACTGGCACAGGTGTGGCTGTGAGGACCACACTGAGAACAGGTCTGCCCTCTGACTAGAGGCTGCACAGTCAGGGTGGAGCAGGGTGGCCCTAGATGTAGAGTGCTGGCAGGGGCAGGAAAGAAACCTGGCCTGCTGGACTCCTGCCTGGCTGTTTTGCAGGGGTGCCTGTCCAGGACCCACTGAGAACCCCCAGGATGTCTCTGGGCCAAGGCAGGGGGTGGAGTCATTGTAATCTTCCCCAGGACAggttgtgaagcgcctcccccaGAAGGTCCAGCTTGGCGCTCACCAGAGCACCCCGCCTGACCCTCAGCC
The sequence above is drawn from the Erinaceus europaeus chromosome 10, mEriEur2.1, whole genome shotgun sequence genome and encodes:
- the NRARP gene encoding notch-regulated ankyrin repeat-containing protein, with amino-acid sequence MSQAELSTCSAPQTQRIFQEAVRKGNTQELQSLLQNMTNCEFNVNSFGPEGQTALHQSVIDGNLELVKLLVKFGADIRLANRDGWSALHIAAFGGHQDIVLYLITKAKYAASGR